CAAATGATAATGGAAGAAGAATAATAGATGCTTTTTTTATTGAACCACAATCAGCAGGGGATTTAGCAAAGAAGTTAGATCTCCCGATGCCTACAGTTATGTTTCACATAGAAAGATTGATGGAAATTGGTATAATCGATGTAGTAGATACAAAACTTTCTAGAAAATTTAAGGATATAAAGTATTATGGGCCTAAAAAAACAGCCATATTAATTGTTCCCTCTCAAAAGGAAGAAACTGTAAGGAGTCTTTCCACCAGTCTTAAAACATCATATATACCTGCACCAACAGCTTTGTTAGTGATGTTCTTAGTTGTTATTTTGGGAATAGGTTTCAGTGCACCAGGCATTTTTCAAATGTTTCAATCTGACCAACCAAAAATGTTGTCCGAAGGTCTAGGGGGCAGTGATGAAATAAGGCAGATGAATTACTCGGAAGATGCTCGCGCACCATTTTCTGAACCAATTCCAAAAGAAAATCCTCTCAACCCTCTAGTTTACGTAACTATTGGAGGATTGGCTTCATTATTATTACTACTTGTATTATTAAAAATAAAAGGTAGATGATTTTGAGAGTAGGTATTATCTCTAGGACGGATAGGGAAAAAGCATTAGAAACTGCTAGAAAAATATCAGATATCCTAAAAGAAAAACATGAAGTCCTTTTTGATGAAACTTTAATCAAACACTTTCCTCACAACAACTATTCAAAGAAAGTCGGTGACGTGGAGTTGTTGATATCTGTCGGGGGGGATGGTACCATATTAAA
This portion of the Methanofastidiosum sp. genome encodes:
- a CDS encoding helix-turn-helix transcriptional regulator, whose amino-acid sequence is MATLDDVLHVISTDDEKAKIVAMELANDNGRRIIDAFFIEPQSAGDLAKKLDLPMPTVMFHIERLMEIGIIDVVDTKLSRKFKDIKYYGPKKTAILIVPSQKEETVRSLSTSLKTSYIPAPTALLVMFLVVILGIGFSAPGIFQMFQSDQPKMLSEGLGGSDEIRQMNYSEDARAPFSEPIPKENPLNPLVYVTIGGLASLLLLLVLLKIKGR